From Alloacidobacterium dinghuense:
TCGGTTTAGCGCAGTCCCATCCATCCTTCGGCCAGCAGGACGCCTCCAGCAAAGCGAAGCAGGCTGTACTTGCGGAGTTGACCAGCAAACTCGACACGAAATCAGCCAAAGCCGGTGATGCGATAACCGCAAAAACCATCGCGGACATAAAAATGAACGACGGCTCGACGCTTCCCAAAGGATCGAAACTGTCCGGAAAGGTGACTCAGGTTGAATCGAAGGCTGCGGGAAACGGAACAGCATCCGTTTCTGTTCTCTTTGATCGGTTGATGACGAAAGATGGCCAGTCGAAACCGATTCAGGGAGTTCTGGTCGCAATCGCGCCACGTCCCTCAGTATCCGATCAAATAGCCTCATCCGGTTCTCTGCCGCAGGCGTCGACACGCGGCGTGGCGTCTACGGCTGTAGCAACTGGAGCGGGCCTGAATGCGAACGAAGAACGCGGCGAAAACTCGTCTATGCCATCGGGAAGCTCAGTAAAAGGGGTTCAGCTTGACACCAAGCTGGCAGCAGACGGTTCGGCTGTCCTGCATTCCCAGAAGGATATCCATCTTGAGAGCGGAATGAAAATCGAAGTTGGCCTTATGTGAAGGCCAACCTCGAAATGATTACTGAAGCCTGAATCTTTGCGGCGTCGGACCTGCGTTGCCACGTCCAAGGTCAGGCGGCCTTTTCCACTGGGATTTGAATCTCGGTCACGTACGACTCGTCATCCTGCCGCACAGGCGCTGTGCAGTAGTGGTACAGCTCGCGGAAAGGCCCTGCCAGCCGGTAATGGTTCTCTTCCACCCATCGCAGCAGATTCTGATAGGCCTGATCCAGGCGGTTATAGGCACCGTGATGCATGTAGCTCGCGACCCTGGTACTGCCGAGCTGATACATCTGCGTCGTTCCATGTGCTGGCAGGGGCTGTTTCAGCAGGAAGCCAGCTTCGCCATCCACGTCTTTTTCTTTGTGTTCCAGGTCATGCCAAATCGCCACAGGCATGCCCAGCTCGCACCCGCCACCAATCTGGCTGATGACTTTGGGGTAAAGCATTCCGATAGATGGATAATTGGGAATCACTTCCCGCAGCGACACGATCCACTGCGGCTCCACTTCTTTGATCACCACATCTGCGCTCATCATCGACTCCTGTTCCATGAATTTGATCAGTGTCTCCAATCGGGCGAGTCGTTCCTGCTCTTCGAATACGCGTGCCTCCTGCTCCGCGCGACGCAGAGCCACCATGCCGCGAAGCTCCTGCGGCGTGATGGTTCCTTCGAGCGTCCTGCCGATCTGCTCCAGCGAAAAACCCAGGTCTTTCAGAGCCAGGATTCTGTGCAGACGCGGCAGTTGCTGAGCGGAGTAATACCGGTAGCCGGTCCAGTTGTCCACGTGAGCTGGCCGCAGCAATCCGGTCTCGTCGTAGTACCGGAGCGTTTTGACCGAAATGTGCGTAAGTGCGGAAAACTCGCCGATCTTGAACACAGGTCAGTTCTAAGGTCTCCAGTTACTGGAGAGTCAATAGGGATTTCTTGCGAATCGCAAAAATCTCGCGATGCAAACTACAGCGTGCTGTACACCAGCTCTACAAACTGATCCGGCTTCAGCGAACCCTTGCCCCAGGCCGCATCAAAGTCCGATGTTGGTTTCGCCGCAATCACCTGATCGAGCGATTGTCCGCTGCTCTTCAGCTTTTCCACTTTGGTAGCGATGGCGGCGAGCATATCCCGATATTTTTGCAGCGCATCTTTATCGCCCAGCGGGCCATGCCCCGGGACAATCTTCGTTTTGTCGTCTGCGACAGCGAGGCAGGCGTCCGCGCCGCGAATCATTCCATTGATCGTGCCGCCCGTACTCGCGTCAATGAACGGGTAAACGCCGTTGAAGAAAACATCGCCACAATGAAGGACGTTCCCGCCGGCAAAGTGAATGTAAATATCCGTATCCGTGTGCGCATCCGGCATATTGACAAGGTCCAACTCGTCATTGTTGATGAAAATCTTTTCTTTATCGATAAATGTTTGCTGCGGCAAGGCGCTGGTGGGCGAGGGCTGAAGTTTCAGATGAAAAAACGCAATCTCCTGCGCGGTTGCAAGTCGATTGCGCGTATTTTCCTGCGCCATGATGAAGGCTCCCATGTCGTCATGCAGGGCTGCGTTGCCATCTGTGTGATCGAAGTGCCAATGCGTATTGATCAGCAGCTTCATGGGATGAGGAGCGAGTTGCCGCAGCGTATCTTTCAGTCGCGAAGCCGCTGTAGCCGCGCTTGAATCGATCAGCACCTTCCCATCCGGCCCCGTCTGTGCCACCATGTTCCCGCCCACGCCTTGCAATAAAAACAGCGTGTCCCGCAACTTCGTCACCTGGATCGGCGTCGTAGCTCCGGCAGTCCGAAACTGCTGCAGTCTGTCGGGCGCAGGAGCGGCTGGCTGCGCTGGCTGCCCGCTCTGCGCCTGAGTGGAGTACGCAAACAGTCGTGGAGCAAATGCCACTCCCGCCCCGAACCACGCTGCCTGCTTCAGAAAACTTCTTCGCGTCTGCATACAGTTTTCTTTCAACGGTATTGTTATCCTGCGCGGAGCGCGAATCATGCCCCCGCATGCGCACCTGCTCGCCAGTATGGAATGCGCGCAATCGATCCGCCTGTTCTTCTATGCACACATGAAGGCGAATCTCAAACTCTAGAACAAACCAGGAGGCAGATTCAACCCGCCCAGCATCGCCGAAGCGCTCGACTTGATGGCTTCATCCGCTCGCCGCCCGGCTTCATTGAAGGCCGCCGCAATCAGGTCTTCCAGCATCTCCACATCCGCCGCGTTGCCGCTGAGGCTGGCAACAGCGTTGGGGTCAATCGTCACCTTCAGTACCTGCTTCTGCCCGTTCATCTTCACTGTTACTGCGCCGCCACCAGAGGAAGCCTCGACGATAGTCTGCCCAAGCTTCTCCTGCATCTGTTCCTGCATCTGCTTAGCCTGAGCCAGCATTTCCTGCATCTTCAATGGATTAAACATTCCCAAACCTCAACTGATCTCATCCTAAGCGAGCCATACCCGGAGAACCGAATGCCTGCCGTGGGAACTTGCGGTGTACGAAAAAAGTGCCCGATAGTTGGCATAGAGCAGGGTGTGGGGACAACATCATCTCAATCAAAGCGCCACTCAGAAACAACCTACTTTTTATCCCGCAAATCCAGAACACTGCGCACTTCACCCGCAAACAGATCCATAGCCTGCTTCACCAGCGGATTATCGAGCGCCGCAGCCTGCACAGATCCGCTAGCCGCCACCCGTGGCTTTGCATTCGTATTGGCAGCGCCATTTTCTCCCGGAACCACAACCAGCTTCTGAGATACGCCGAGGGCCCGCAAGGCATTCTTGACGATCTTTTCCGCCTCGATATTCATGGTCAGTTCGAGCATCATCTTTTTGATGCGAGCCTCGACGCGGATCGTGTCTCCCTCGATGCTCCAATTGCCATCCGCGAGCAACACCGATGCCGTGTTATGCTCCTTGTCATCGAGAGCCGCACAAACCGCCTCACGTATCCGGTCCAGATCGAGCGCATCATCACCCTGTGGTTCAGCCTTTGCCTCCACGACAGGTTCAGCAGCCAACGCCAGGGCGCCTGCAGTCGCCTCTAGGGGAGGCTCAGCCGCGACCGACATCGGAGCCTTTGCAGTAGCCGTCTCCACCGATCGCGAAGCCGCTTCCAGCGGAGTCAG
This genomic window contains:
- a CDS encoding MerR family transcriptional regulator codes for the protein MFKIGEFSALTHISVKTLRYYDETGLLRPAHVDNWTGYRYYSAQQLPRLHRILALKDLGFSLEQIGRTLEGTITPQELRGMVALRRAEQEARVFEEQERLARLETLIKFMEQESMMSADVVIKEVEPQWIVSLREVIPNYPSIGMLYPKVISQIGGGCELGMPVAIWHDLEHKEKDVDGEAGFLLKQPLPAHGTTQMYQLGSTRVASYMHHGAYNRLDQAYQNLLRWVEENHYRLAGPFRELYHYCTAPVRQDDESYVTEIQIPVEKAA
- a CDS encoding MBL fold metallo-hydrolase, which encodes MQTRRSFLKQAAWFGAGVAFAPRLFAYSTQAQSGQPAQPAAPAPDRLQQFRTAGATTPIQVTKLRDTLFLLQGVGGNMVAQTGPDGKVLIDSSAATAASRLKDTLRQLAPHPMKLLINTHWHFDHTDGNAALHDDMGAFIMAQENTRNRLATAQEIAFFHLKLQPSPTSALPQQTFIDKEKIFINNDELDLVNMPDAHTDTDIYIHFAGGNVLHCGDVFFNGVYPFIDASTGGTINGMIRGADACLAVADDKTKIVPGHGPLGDKDALQKYRDMLAAIATKVEKLKSSGQSLDQVIAAKPTSDFDAAWGKGSLKPDQFVELVYSTL
- a CDS encoding YbaB/EbfC family nucleoid-associated protein, yielding MFNPLKMQEMLAQAKQMQEQMQEKLGQTIVEASSGGGAVTVKMNGQKQVLKVTIDPNAVASLSGNAADVEMLEDLIAAAFNEAGRRADEAIKSSASAMLGGLNLPPGLF